A single Pseudodesulfovibrio aespoeensis Aspo-2 DNA region contains:
- a CDS encoding glycosyltransferase family protein, with translation MTTEGKPGYGPGMRDMKKICLIDSPVTLKAAFEELGCEVLALNGSPEPFLALDETLAERGFAPDLVMQVESLGPRCLVTGLDGLDCPALLWCIDPHLNGYWHGAYARLFDLTCSTQLASVPVLRQRGARDVRWLPTFGHGSASPDHAARAWDAAFVGRLTAERPARTWMVRLLEERCAGYALAVRQGLTFGAMMDLYRDARIIPNQSILGEVNFRLFEGASCGCLVLSEALGEEQETLFAPGREFDTYGDAVELDEKLTMYLKNPRLTQAMGRAARERVLAEHTALHRARRILEWARDAVDGRARGRDADLWTALTAAAMQEGGVIGISAGEALARLAGCGCDPATADIFADVACAILRVQAVDGKTGPMASTMDALLAVGMCADSPGVNLTGSMAALRLGRFDAARAFWYRHVKAMGISNPGQPDTPAALLTLWARDLSRRGRVVRAGFAFDPAVHLPDSAVECLLALLADQPEHLPTLRLLDAMLRPLPGLSQLRVGFLSVLTLHERKEWRLALELALASLRACRLASGLDELALARTLARSQGQDSAFARALAVGDRSGLLAARLGA, from the coding sequence ATGACAACCGAAGGCAAACCAGGCTATGGTCCGGGCATGCGGGACATGAAGAAAATCTGCCTCATCGACAGCCCGGTGACGCTCAAGGCGGCCTTTGAGGAGCTGGGATGCGAGGTTCTGGCCCTGAATGGATCGCCCGAGCCGTTTCTCGCCCTGGACGAGACGCTGGCCGAGCGCGGTTTTGCGCCCGATCTTGTCATGCAGGTGGAATCGCTCGGCCCGCGCTGCCTGGTGACCGGGCTTGACGGGCTGGACTGTCCGGCGCTGCTCTGGTGTATCGATCCGCATCTCAACGGCTACTGGCATGGCGCGTACGCCCGGCTTTTCGACCTGACCTGTTCCACCCAGCTGGCGTCTGTGCCGGTCCTGCGCCAGCGCGGGGCGCGGGATGTGCGCTGGCTGCCCACCTTCGGCCACGGCTCGGCCTCTCCGGATCATGCTGCGCGGGCCTGGGACGCGGCCTTTGTGGGCCGCCTGACCGCAGAGCGTCCGGCGCGGACATGGATGGTCCGGCTCCTGGAGGAGCGGTGCGCCGGGTATGCCCTGGCCGTTCGCCAGGGGCTGACCTTTGGCGCGATGATGGATCTGTATCGTGATGCGCGCATCATTCCCAACCAGTCGATCCTGGGCGAGGTCAACTTCCGGCTTTTTGAGGGGGCGTCGTGCGGCTGTCTTGTCCTGAGCGAGGCTCTGGGCGAGGAGCAGGAAACGCTGTTTGCGCCGGGGCGCGAGTTCGATACCTACGGCGACGCCGTGGAACTGGACGAGAAACTGACCATGTACCTGAAGAATCCCCGGCTGACCCAGGCCATGGGTCGGGCGGCCCGAGAGCGGGTGCTGGCCGAGCATACCGCCCTGCATCGGGCGCGCCGCATCCTCGAATGGGCGCGCGATGCCGTGGATGGCAGGGCGCGGGGGCGCGACGCCGACCTGTGGACCGCCCTGACGGCGGCGGCCATGCAGGAGGGCGGGGTGATCGGAATTTCCGCCGGGGAGGCGCTCGCCCGGCTGGCCGGGTGTGGCTGCGACCCGGCCACGGCAGACATCTTTGCGGATGTGGCCTGTGCGATCCTGCGTGTCCAGGCTGTGGACGGCAAGACCGGCCCGATGGCGTCCACCATGGACGCACTGCTGGCCGTCGGTATGTGTGCGGATTCGCCCGGAGTCAACCTGACAGGGTCCATGGCCGCGTTGCGCCTGGGCCGATTCGATGCGGCCAGGGCATTCTGGTACCGCCATGTCAAGGCCATGGGTATCAGCAATCCCGGTCAGCCCGACACGCCCGCCGCCCTGCTGACCCTGTGGGCCAGGGATCTGTCGCGCCGGGGCCGGGTGGTCAGGGCCGGATTCGCCTTTGACCCGGCTGTCCACCTGCCGGATTCCGCTGTGGAGTGTCTGCTGGCCTTGCTGGCCGACCAGCCCGAACATCTGCCCACCCTGCGTCTGCTCGACGCCATGCTCAGGCCGCTACCGGGTCTGTCCCAGCTCCGGGTGGGCTTTCTCTCAGTCCTCACCCTGCACGAGCGCAAGGAGTGGCGGCTGGCCCTGGAGCTGGCCCTGGCCAGCCTGCGGGCCTGTCGGCTCGCATCGGGTCTCGATGAACTGGCCCTGGCCCGAACTCTGGCCCGGTCGCAGGGGCAGGACAGCGCCTTTGCCCGCGCCCTGGCCGTGGGTGATCGCTCCGGCCTGCTGGCCGCCCGGCTCGGGGCGTGA
- a CDS encoding PilZ domain-containing protein, whose amino-acid sequence MTAESTIFVLTDTPALYGNDLTGHGNPPVFIRDVPTLLTRLKDAEAAGLVLEIGKVMRASRAERDRLFSYAGCFPVLRTKPNPRVGSVAYLDPMDRFLDNLNDTSGKRQRGHNRVGALLPCLFAREDDPSMAETLEGLILDISPGGCFIKADKTFKGETFAQVRIPGLANRRPIYSSIRWCSSDAKKPGLGIMFIDIAKDQAQEIAQMQDTVAD is encoded by the coding sequence GTGACAGCAGAGAGCACCATATTCGTCCTCACGGACACCCCGGCCCTGTATGGCAATGACCTGACCGGCCATGGCAATCCGCCGGTGTTCATCAGGGACGTGCCCACCCTCCTGACCCGGCTCAAGGATGCCGAGGCCGCCGGGCTCGTGCTGGAGATCGGCAAGGTCATGCGGGCCAGCCGGGCCGAGCGCGACCGCCTGTTCAGCTATGCGGGCTGTTTTCCGGTCCTGCGCACCAAGCCCAACCCCAGGGTCGGCTCCGTGGCCTACCTTGATCCCATGGACCGGTTTCTGGACAACCTGAACGACACGTCAGGCAAACGCCAGCGCGGCCACAATCGCGTTGGGGCGCTGCTCCCCTGCCTCTTTGCGCGCGAGGACGACCCCAGCATGGCGGAGACCCTGGAGGGGCTGATCCTGGACATCTCGCCGGGCGGATGTTTCATCAAGGCCGACAAGACCTTCAAGGGCGAGACCTTTGCCCAGGTCAGAATCCCCGGCCTCGCCAACCGGCGGCCCATCTATTCGAGCATCCGCTGGTGCAGCTCGGATGCAAAGAAGCCGGGCCTGGGCATCATGTTCATCGACATTGCCAAGGATCAGGCGCAGGAAATCGCGCAGATGCAAGACACGGTTGCGGACTGA
- a CDS encoding PhoH family protein, whose product MAQKHFVLDTNVLIENPKCIAALRNGQENEIYIPYTVLTELDGLKKDPRIGHIVSQAVRAILHDELVTIFPPDFALTLTDDVMDDRILKEILHMAPVEATLITNDRILQIKAKCFGIPSEEYRDSDPFRSESQRYTGFVEDDEEIVHNCFRWENGTPVFHGPEGPKPIGYTHEIWGVKPRSVYQNLALELMLQEGIDLVSIQSEAGYGKTFLSLAAALYLTLERKDNPYRKIYLVKPVVEIGAKMGYLPGDIEEKMLPYIKYIQDLLIKLHDIRPANRIFANPEGDSFKLNAKKFEIQPVAFIRGMNIENAVVIIDEMQNLSRGETRALLTRMGEGVKCICLGDTRQVDNPYLNESNNGLNWTVKKLKGYKNYAHMVLKGDRSRGPITDIVLKSKL is encoded by the coding sequence ATGGCCCAGAAGCACTTTGTCCTCGACACCAACGTCCTCATTGAAAATCCCAAATGCATCGCTGCCCTGCGAAACGGGCAGGAAAACGAGATATACATTCCCTATACCGTCCTCACCGAGCTGGACGGGCTGAAGAAAGACCCGCGCATCGGGCACATCGTCTCCCAGGCCGTCCGGGCCATTCTCCATGACGAACTTGTCACCATCTTCCCGCCGGATTTCGCGCTGACCCTCACCGACGACGTGATGGACGACCGTATCCTCAAGGAAATCCTGCACATGGCCCCGGTCGAGGCCACGCTGATCACCAATGACCGCATCCTCCAGATCAAGGCCAAGTGTTTTGGCATCCCCAGCGAGGAGTATCGCGACTCCGACCCCTTCCGTTCGGAATCGCAACGCTACACCGGGTTTGTGGAGGACGACGAAGAGATCGTGCACAACTGCTTTCGGTGGGAGAACGGCACACCCGTGTTCCACGGCCCGGAAGGGCCCAAGCCCATCGGCTATACCCACGAGATATGGGGGGTGAAACCGCGCAGCGTCTACCAGAACCTCGCCCTGGAACTGATGCTCCAGGAGGGTATCGACCTCGTCTCCATCCAGTCCGAGGCCGGGTACGGCAAGACCTTTCTCTCCCTGGCCGCCGCCCTCTACCTGACCCTGGAGCGCAAGGACAACCCCTACCGCAAGATCTATCTGGTCAAGCCCGTGGTCGAGATCGGGGCCAAGATGGGCTACCTGCCTGGCGACATAGAGGAGAAAATGCTCCCCTATATCAAGTATATCCAGGATCTGCTCATCAAGCTCCACGACATCCGCCCGGCCAACCGCATCTTTGCCAACCCCGAAGGCGACTCGTTCAAGCTCAATGCCAAGAAGTTCGAGATCCAGCCCGTGGCCTTTATCCGGGGCATGAACATCGAAAACGCCGTGGTCATCATCGACGAGATGCAGAACCTCTCGCGCGGCGAAACACGCGCCCTGCTCACCCGCATGGGCGAAGGCGTCAAATGCATCTGCCTGGGCGATACCCGGCAGGTGGACAACCCCTACCTCAACGAATCCAACAACGGCCTCAACTGGACCGTGAAAAAACTCAAGGGCTACAAGAACTACGCCCACATGGTCCTCAAAGGCGACCGCTCGCGCGGCCCCATCACGGACATCGTCCTCAAATCGAAATTGTAA
- a CDS encoding FmdE family protein: MNIGQYTFEEFKQRAKDFHGYPAPGLLIGGYMVEAAKGRLPKGTLFEAMVESGKCLPDAVQLLTVCSIGNNWMKIKLLGRYAVSLYDKYTGQGFRVAIDQDKLEAWPEIKGWFMKLTPKAEQDTDKLFAEIEAAGDTICSVRPITIDKKYLGHGHMSAIDVCPVCAEAYPTSDGPICRGCQGEAPYVTTDDASCLDDAPLLRAVPVEQAVGKKALHDMTGIVPGESKGPVTSAGDTLEAGDVCRLQRIGKHNVFVQEDLPGDEWVHENDAVKAFAKRMAGPGISYDPDPREGKINFFAEHAGLLSIDLDALDRFNLSPDVMLATRHDGSLMPQGKGVAGTRAIPLYIARDKFSRALAALGDSPVFEILPLRRAKVGILVTGTEVFKGLIDDKFIPIISAKVINLGCEVTKTDIVPDDRETITASARAMLDAGCDLIVTTAGMSVDPDDVTRTALVDAGLRDALYGVPMLPGTMTLVGRLGSAQIIGVPACALFYKTTSLDVILPRLLAGQTLTRRMLARLGEGGFCMNCKTCSFPKCPFGK, encoded by the coding sequence ATGAATATCGGCCAATACACTTTTGAGGAATTCAAGCAGAGGGCCAAGGACTTTCACGGCTATCCGGCTCCGGGCCTGCTCATCGGCGGCTACATGGTCGAGGCGGCCAAGGGGCGGCTGCCCAAGGGCACCCTGTTCGAGGCCATGGTCGAGTCCGGCAAATGTCTGCCCGATGCGGTCCAGCTCCTGACCGTGTGCAGCATCGGCAACAACTGGATGAAGATCAAACTGCTGGGCCGCTACGCCGTCTCCCTCTACGACAAATACACCGGCCAGGGCTTCCGCGTGGCCATCGACCAGGACAAGCTCGAGGCCTGGCCCGAGATCAAGGGCTGGTTCATGAAGCTTACGCCCAAGGCCGAGCAGGACACGGACAAGCTCTTTGCCGAGATCGAGGCAGCCGGGGACACCATCTGCTCTGTCCGGCCCATCACCATAGACAAAAAATATCTCGGCCACGGCCACATGTCAGCCATCGACGTCTGCCCGGTCTGCGCCGAGGCCTACCCCACCAGCGACGGCCCCATCTGTCGCGGCTGCCAGGGCGAGGCCCCCTACGTGACCACGGACGACGCCAGCTGCCTCGATGACGCACCGCTGCTGCGGGCCGTGCCCGTGGAGCAGGCCGTGGGCAAGAAGGCCCTGCACGACATGACCGGCATCGTGCCCGGCGAATCCAAAGGCCCGGTCACCAGCGCGGGCGACACCCTGGAGGCGGGCGATGTCTGCCGCCTGCAACGCATCGGCAAGCACAACGTCTTTGTCCAGGAAGACCTGCCCGGCGACGAGTGGGTCCATGAAAACGACGCGGTCAAGGCCTTTGCCAAACGCATGGCCGGACCGGGCATCTCCTACGACCCCGACCCGCGCGAGGGCAAGATCAACTTCTTTGCCGAGCATGCCGGACTGCTCTCCATCGACCTCGACGCCCTGGACCGCTTCAACCTCTCGCCCGATGTCATGCTGGCCACCCGGCACGACGGCTCGCTCATGCCCCAGGGCAAGGGCGTGGCCGGAACCCGCGCCATTCCGCTCTACATCGCGCGCGACAAGTTCAGCCGCGCCCTGGCCGCCCTGGGCGACAGCCCGGTCTTTGAAATCCTGCCCCTGCGCCGGGCAAAGGTCGGCATCCTGGTCACCGGCACCGAGGTCTTCAAGGGCCTCATCGATGACAAGTTCATCCCCATCATCTCGGCCAAGGTCATCAACCTCGGCTGCGAGGTGACCAAAACCGACATCGTGCCCGACGACCGCGAAACCATCACCGCCAGCGCCAGGGCCATGCTCGACGCCGGATGCGACCTGATCGTGACCACGGCGGGCATGTCCGTGGACCCGGACGATGTCACCCGCACCGCCCTGGTGGACGCCGGACTGCGCGACGCGCTCTACGGCGTGCCAATGCTGCCCGGCACCATGACCCTGGTGGGCCGACTGGGCAGCGCCCAGATCATCGGCGTGCCCGCCTGCGCCCTGTTCTACAAGACCACCTCGCTTGATGTCATCCTGCCCCGGCTCCTGGCCGGGCAAACCCTGACCCGGCGCATGCTCGCCCGCCTGGGCGAGGGCGGCTTCTGCATGAACTGCAAGACCTGCTCCTTCCCCAAATGCCCGTTCGGCAAATAG
- the dsrP gene encoding sulfate reduction electron transfer complex DsrMKJOP subunit DsrP: MLEIALKGSKRYYGWIAFLLVLITIGSMAWIDQIVNGLKITGMSRDVSWGFYISQFTYLVGLAASGVMIVLPNYFHNYKANKHMVIFGEFMAIAACIMCLLFIVVDIGQPTRMLNVILHATPNSILFWDMIVLNGYLGLNLLVGWTCLQADRARLPHPKWLKPFIYTSIIWAFSIHTVTAFLYQGLPGRHYWLTAILAARFLASAFCSGPAILLLVMMVTERFTTFKMPRKALTTLVKIIMYAMCVNMFFFMLEVFTAFYSNMPGHMHPLVYLFAGYHGHTELVGLMWTFIALAAVAITLLVTPKLRNNLKLLPWTLCILVIATWIDKGLGLLIGGFNPTPFHTITPYWPTGKELLVSMMVYAIGALVVTILFKIATGVKEEMGQSQALPCGCSSEDECGCTPECGCTEA; the protein is encoded by the coding sequence ATGCTCGAAATAGCCTTGAAAGGTTCCAAGAGATACTACGGCTGGATCGCGTTCCTCCTGGTCCTGATAACCATCGGGTCCATGGCTTGGATCGACCAGATCGTCAACGGCCTGAAGATCACGGGCATGAGCCGGGACGTGTCCTGGGGATTCTACATCTCCCAGTTCACCTACCTGGTCGGTCTGGCGGCCTCCGGCGTCATGATCGTGCTGCCCAACTACTTCCACAACTACAAAGCCAACAAGCACATGGTCATCTTCGGCGAATTCATGGCCATCGCCGCCTGCATCATGTGCCTGCTCTTCATCGTGGTGGACATCGGCCAGCCCACCCGCATGCTCAACGTCATCCTGCACGCCACGCCCAACTCCATCCTGTTCTGGGACATGATCGTGCTCAACGGCTACCTGGGCCTCAACCTGCTGGTGGGCTGGACCTGCCTGCAGGCCGACCGGGCGCGGCTGCCGCACCCCAAGTGGCTCAAGCCCTTCATCTACACCTCCATCATATGGGCCTTCTCCATCCACACGGTGACAGCGTTCCTGTACCAGGGCCTGCCTGGCCGCCATTACTGGCTCACCGCCATCCTGGCAGCCCGCTTCCTGGCCAGCGCGTTCTGCTCCGGTCCCGCCATCCTCCTGTTGGTGATGATGGTCACCGAGCGGTTCACCACCTTCAAGATGCCCAGAAAGGCACTGACGACCCTGGTCAAGATCATCATGTACGCCATGTGCGTGAACATGTTCTTCTTCATGCTTGAGGTCTTCACCGCCTTCTACTCCAACATGCCGGGCCACATGCACCCGCTGGTCTACCTGTTCGCAGGCTATCACGGCCACACCGAACTGGTCGGCCTGATGTGGACCTTCATCGCCCTGGCTGCGGTGGCCATCACCCTGCTGGTGACGCCAAAGCTGCGCAACAACCTGAAGCTGCTCCCCTGGACGCTTTGCATCCTCGTGATCGCCACCTGGATCGACAAGGGCCTGGGCCTGCTCATCGGCGGCTTCAACCCGACCCCGTTCCACACCATCACCCCCTACTGGCCCACGGGTAAGGAGCTGCTGGTTTCCATGATGGTGTACGCCATCGGCGCGCTGGTGGTGACCATCCTCTTCAAGATCGCCACCGGCGTGAAGGAAGAGATGGGCCAGTCCCAGGCGCTGCCCTGCGGCTGCTCCTCCGAGGACGAATGCGGCTGCACCCCTGAGTGCGGCTGCACCGAGGCCTAG
- the dsrO gene encoding sulfate reduction electron transfer complex DsrMKJOP subunit DsrO, whose translation MKNNRRSFIKLAGIAAAGLALAPKAMASSVGGSPVKADRTALTAKHWGMVIDTTKLNTKEAIEALGKVCHAIHNVPTIAGKQEVKWLWPAPYDQTFIDQENPYLSEDVHIRQYALLCNHCKNPPCVRVCPTKATYKRPDGIVDMDYHRCIGCRYCMAGCPYGSRSFNWGEPRDHLDLNNLNKEYPTRMRGVVEKCNFCVERLAVGKLPACVEASEGAMFFGDLSDPNSEVRQVLRERFTIRRSPGAGTEPSVFYII comes from the coding sequence ATGAAGAACAACAGAAGATCCTTCATCAAACTTGCCGGCATCGCCGCGGCAGGACTGGCCCTGGCCCCCAAGGCCATGGCTTCCAGCGTTGGCGGCTCCCCGGTCAAGGCGGACCGGACGGCCCTCACCGCCAAGCACTGGGGCATGGTCATTGACACGACCAAGCTCAACACCAAGGAAGCCATCGAGGCCCTGGGCAAGGTTTGCCACGCCATCCACAACGTGCCCACCATTGCGGGCAAGCAGGAAGTGAAGTGGCTGTGGCCCGCCCCCTACGACCAGACCTTCATCGACCAGGAAAACCCGTACCTGAGCGAGGATGTCCACATCCGCCAGTACGCGCTGCTGTGCAACCACTGCAAAAACCCGCCGTGCGTGCGCGTCTGCCCCACCAAGGCGACCTACAAGCGGCCCGACGGCATCGTGGACATGGACTACCACCGCTGCATCGGCTGCCGCTACTGCATGGCCGGCTGTCCCTACGGTTCCCGGTCCTTCAACTGGGGCGAGCCCCGCGACCACCTGGACCTGAACAACCTCAACAAGGAGTACCCCACCCGCATGCGCGGCGTCGTCGAGAAGTGCAACTTCTGCGTCGAACGGCTGGCAGTGGGCAAGCTTCCGGCCTGTGTGGAAGCGAGCGAAGGCGCCATGTTCTTCGGCGACCTCAGCGACCCCAACTCCGAGGTGCGTCAGGTTCTGCGTGAGCGGTTCACCATCCGCCGCAGCCCTGGCGCTGGCACCGAACCCAGCGTCTTCTATATCATCTAG
- the dsrJ gene encoding sulfate reduction electron transfer complex DsrMKJOP subunit DsrJ, producing the protein MKMHYGFPIIVGLIIFIGALCAPFVVGMAVTKTYKQPELKMPANEKECVESKAFMREQHMQLLNDWRDWALRDGKRVYTNHAGKEFTISLQNTCMKCHVSKADFCDKCHTDAGVSPYCWDCHIQPEGLK; encoded by the coding sequence ATGAAAATGCACTACGGATTCCCGATCATAGTCGGCCTGATTATCTTCATCGGTGCGCTGTGCGCCCCGTTTGTGGTGGGCATGGCCGTGACCAAGACCTACAAGCAGCCAGAGCTCAAGATGCCCGCCAATGAAAAGGAGTGCGTCGAGTCCAAGGCGTTCATGCGCGAGCAGCACATGCAGCTGCTCAACGACTGGCGCGACTGGGCGCTGCGCGACGGCAAACGCGTCTACACCAACCACGCTGGCAAGGAGTTCACCATCAGCCTGCAGAACACCTGCATGAAGTGCCACGTCTCCAAGGCGGACTTCTGCGACAAGTGTCACACGGATGCGGGCGTCTCCCCCTACTGCTGGGATTGCCACATTCAGCCGGAGGGTTTGAAGTAA
- the dsrK gene encoding sulfate reduction electron transfer complex DsrMKJOP subunit DsrK, producing MSKMPKAEELFKSIDYTPPLTGWMETPVDFSPGNWCYPAKPEKIEYINEKLPGLWGTPRQWSPGDADWKLPANWKETVVNGFRERLGKFRTLKLFMDICVRCGACADKCHFFIGSGDPKNMPVLRAELMRSVYRGEFTLAGKILSKLTGSRVMEEDVLKEWFIYFYQCTQCRRCSLYCPYGIDTAEMTMMARELMHLVGLNTNWIMEPVTNCNITGNHLGIQPHAFKDIVDFMVDDIEEITGRRVKAPLNEHGHEILFITPSGDVFADPGIYTFMGYLMLFDYLDLDYTLSTYASEGGNFGSFTNNEVMKKLNAKMYHEANRLGCKWILGGECGHMWRVVHQYMDTMNGDTQGAQMTTPRSPITGTVFDTAAATKMLHIAEFTADLIKHGKLRLDPSRNDHLRVTFHDSCNPARGMGLLDEPRYVLKAVCNNFFEMPEGTTREQTFCCAGGSGLNTEEILEIRLRGGLPRGNALKYVQDKHGVNTMACICAIDRATLIPLADYWAPGVQITGTHELVANALVFEEGETRTMDLRQEPLPGFEDEEA from the coding sequence ATGTCCAAAATGCCCAAAGCAGAAGAGCTCTTCAAGAGCATAGACTACACTCCACCCCTCACTGGATGGATGGAGACCCCGGTGGACTTCTCGCCGGGCAACTGGTGCTACCCCGCAAAGCCCGAGAAGATCGAGTACATCAACGAGAAGCTCCCCGGCCTGTGGGGCACCCCCCGGCAATGGTCCCCGGGCGACGCAGACTGGAAACTGCCCGCCAACTGGAAGGAGACCGTGGTCAACGGATTCCGCGAACGCCTTGGGAAGTTCCGCACCCTCAAGCTGTTCATGGACATCTGTGTGCGCTGCGGCGCCTGCGCTGACAAGTGTCACTTCTTCATCGGTTCCGGCGATCCCAAGAACATGCCGGTGCTGCGCGCCGAGCTGATGCGCTCCGTCTACCGGGGCGAGTTCACCCTGGCGGGCAAGATCCTGTCCAAGCTCACGGGCTCGCGGGTCATGGAAGAGGATGTGCTCAAGGAGTGGTTCATCTACTTCTACCAGTGTACCCAGTGCCGCCGCTGCTCCCTGTACTGCCCCTACGGCATCGACACCGCGGAGATGACCATGATGGCCCGCGAGCTGATGCACCTGGTCGGCCTGAACACCAACTGGATCATGGAGCCGGTCACCAACTGCAACATCACCGGCAACCATCTCGGCATCCAGCCCCACGCCTTCAAGGACATCGTGGACTTCATGGTGGATGACATCGAGGAGATCACGGGCCGCAGGGTCAAGGCCCCGCTCAACGAGCACGGCCACGAAATCCTGTTCATCACCCCGTCCGGCGACGTGTTCGCCGACCCCGGCATCTACACCTTCATGGGCTACCTGATGCTGTTCGACTACCTTGACCTTGACTACACCCTGTCCACCTACGCCTCCGAGGGCGGCAACTTCGGCTCGTTCACCAACAACGAGGTCATGAAGAAGCTCAACGCCAAGATGTACCACGAGGCCAACCGCCTCGGCTGCAAATGGATACTCGGCGGCGAGTGCGGCCACATGTGGCGCGTGGTGCACCAGTATATGGACACCATGAACGGCGACACCCAGGGCGCACAGATGACCACGCCCAGGTCGCCCATCACCGGCACCGTGTTCGACACCGCGGCGGCCACCAAGATGCTGCACATCGCCGAGTTCACCGCGGACCTCATCAAGCACGGCAAACTCAGGCTTGACCCCAGCCGCAACGACCACCTGCGCGTCACCTTCCACGATTCCTGCAACCCCGCCCGGGGCATGGGCCTGCTGGACGAGCCGCGCTACGTGCTCAAGGCCGTATGCAACAACTTCTTCGAGATGCCCGAAGGCACCACCCGTGAGCAGACCTTCTGCTGCGCTGGCGGCTCGGGCCTCAACACCGAGGAAATCCTTGAGATCCGCCTGCGCGGCGGCCTGCCCCGCGGCAACGCCCTCAAGTACGTCCAGGACAAGCACGGCGTGAACACCATGGCCTGCATCTGCGCCATCGACCGCGCCACCCTGATCCCCCTGGCCGACTACTGGGCACCCGGCGTTCAGATCACGGGCACGCACGAGCTGGTGGCCAACGCCCTTGTCTTCGAGGAAGGCGAGACACGGACCATGGATCTGCGCCAGGAGCCGCTCCCCGGCTTCGAGGACGAGGAGGCATAA
- the dsrM gene encoding sulfate reduction electron transfer complex DsrMKJOP subunit DsrM, with product MNALYSLLFVFLLVLIPLFGVDAAHMKIFFGVCIPTTAFIIFLLGFIYKVVNWGRSAVPFRIPTTGGQFKSFDPVLFKQNKYDCPQTGAQTFVRMVLEVFAFRSLFRNTSASLHETKGGPVVAYKSSKWLWLFAITFHYSFFIVALRHLRLFLEPVPFFVNGLEFVDGILQIGAPTMYLADLGLVAGVLLLLGRRLASPRINYISYASDYFPLFLILAVALSGVYMRYFAKVDVMAIKELTMGLVTFNYHIPEAVDVSFFIHVFLVSVLMAYFPFSKLMHLPGVFLSPTRNMPNDTRAKHHVNPWNDPNIKAHSYADYEKHFGPAMAEAGLPLDNPENAEAQEKA from the coding sequence ATGAATGCTCTTTACTCACTTCTTTTCGTCTTTCTCCTGGTGCTGATCCCGCTGTTCGGGGTTGATGCGGCGCACATGAAGATATTCTTCGGTGTCTGCATCCCGACAACGGCTTTCATCATCTTCCTTCTCGGCTTTATCTATAAAGTCGTCAACTGGGGCCGGAGCGCAGTGCCGTTCCGCATCCCCACAACCGGCGGGCAGTTCAAATCCTTCGACCCCGTACTGTTCAAACAGAACAAGTACGACTGTCCCCAGACCGGCGCCCAGACCTTTGTGCGCATGGTCCTCGAAGTCTTCGCCTTCCGCTCCCTGTTCCGCAACACCTCGGCATCTCTCCACGAGACCAAGGGCGGCCCTGTGGTGGCCTACAAGTCGAGCAAATGGCTCTGGCTTTTCGCCATCACCTTCCACTACTCCTTTTTCATTGTCGCGCTGAGGCACCTGCGCCTGTTCCTCGAACCGGTCCCGTTCTTTGTCAACGGGCTTGAGTTCGTGGACGGCATCCTGCAGATCGGCGCGCCCACCATGTATCTGGCCGACCTCGGCCTGGTGGCCGGCGTGCTCCTGCTGCTCGGAAGAAGGCTCGCCAGCCCCAGGATCAACTACATCTCCTACGCTTCCGATTACTTCCCGCTCTTCCTGATTCTGGCAGTCGCCCTGTCGGGCGTCTACATGCGCTACTTCGCCAAAGTCGATGTCATGGCCATCAAGGAGCTGACCATGGGCCTTGTGACCTTCAACTACCACATCCCGGAAGCCGTCGATGTCTCCTTCTTCATCCACGTCTTCCTGGTCAGCGTGCTCATGGCCTACTTCCCCTTCAGCAAGCTGATGCACCTGCCCGGCGTCTTCCTGTCGCCGACCAGGAACATGCCCAATGACACGCGCGCGAAGCACCATGTGAACCCCTGGAACGACCCCAACATCAAGGCCCACTCCTACGCCGACTACGAGAAGCACTTCGGACCGGCCATGGCCGAGGCCGGCCTGCCTCTGGACAATCCGGAGAATGCCGAGGCTCAGGAAAAGGCCTAG